A part of Eubacterium sp. AB3007 genomic DNA contains:
- a CDS encoding VOC family protein, whose product MRLKNVLIVVKDIERSRQFYHDLFGLGLVLDNDGNMILTEGLVLQEEKYWKEFLGRDIIPENNSCELYFEERDIEGFVERLEKYYPDVKYVNQLMTHSWGQKVIRFYDPDGNLIEVGTPV is encoded by the coding sequence ATGAGACTGAAAAATGTACTGATCGTCGTTAAGGACATCGAGAGATCCAGACAGTTTTACCATGATCTGTTCGGTCTTGGGTTGGTTCTTGATAATGACGGGAATATGATCCTGACGGAAGGGTTGGTGCTGCAGGAAGAAAAATACTGGAAAGAGTTTCTTGGGAGAGATATCATTCCGGAGAATAATTCCTGCGAGCTCTATTTTGAGGAACGAGACATAGAAGGCTTTGTGGAAAGGCTTGAAAAGTATTATCCGGATGTGAAATACGTCAATCAGCTGATGACGCACAGCTGGGGACAAAAGGTTATACGTTTCTATGATCCAGACGGAAATCTGATAGAAGTAGGGACACCGGTTTAA
- a CDS encoding GNAT family N-acetyltransferase, with protein MKIEKDEITIRDFTETDLPLMFKWLTDKRVLEYYEGRDVRFTMDTLSAHFLEEIPDGFRMIIEYKKSPIGYAQAYQLSGELFDEYDYPDDGHIVFAMDQFIGESKYWSKGIGSSFLKMMASHLKDNMAAERVLLDPHQDNKRAIRAYEKAGFKIIKSLPKHEMFEGEKVDCWLMELAL; from the coding sequence GTGAAAATAGAAAAAGATGAAATAACAATCCGAGATTTTACGGAAACAGATCTTCCACTCATGTTTAAATGGTTGACAGATAAGAGAGTGCTGGAGTATTACGAAGGTCGTGACGTCAGGTTTACGATGGATACTTTGTCTGCACATTTTTTGGAAGAAATTCCAGATGGATTCAGAATGATCATCGAGTATAAGAAATCCCCCATCGGATATGCACAGGCCTATCAATTGAGTGGTGAATTGTTCGATGAATATGACTATCCTGACGATGGACATATAGTGTTTGCTATGGATCAGTTTATAGGTGAGTCGAAATACTGGAGTAAGGGAATAGGCTCATCTTTTTTGAAAATGATGGCTTCTCATCTGAAAGATAATATGGCTGCGGAACGAGTTCTTCTTGACCCGCACCAAGATAATAAAAGGGCTATAAGGGCATACGAGAAAGCCGGGTTTAAAATCATTAAATCACTTCCAAAACATGAGATGTTTGAGGGAGAAAAAGTAGATTGCTGGCTGATGGAATTAGCACTGTAG
- a CDS encoding EFR1 family ferrodoxin (N-terminal region resembles flavodoxins. C-terminal ferrodoxin region binds two 4Fe-4S clusters.), protein MIVYFSGTGNSRFVAEKIAEQAGHGLFDAALGMREEEGKMFPEDDCFVFVCPVYVSAPVLPFLEFIKRSAFPEGSRAYFVMTCAGGMGASPIYCQRMAEEKGLRYMGTASVRMPQNYVPFFRMLPEEETRERIRDALPVISRISENILQSKRLPAAKIRSWEKAATGAILRLYYRRFMSPKPFRSTESCIHCGRCERVCPMGNIRLKEGRPAWGKRCIHCMACINLCSAEAVEYGRWTRGKLRFHGPEHYIHR, encoded by the coding sequence ATGATCGTGTATTTCAGCGGTACCGGGAACAGCCGCTTCGTAGCCGAAAAGATCGCCGAGCAGGCCGGACACGGACTCTTTGACGCAGCTCTGGGCATGCGGGAGGAAGAAGGAAAGATGTTTCCGGAGGACGATTGTTTTGTGTTCGTATGCCCGGTCTACGTGTCGGCCCCTGTACTGCCTTTCCTGGAATTTATCAAACGCTCGGCGTTCCCGGAGGGTAGCCGGGCGTATTTTGTCATGACCTGTGCCGGCGGCATGGGAGCATCCCCGATCTACTGTCAGCGGATGGCGGAGGAGAAGGGGCTTCGGTATATGGGGACGGCCAGTGTGCGGATGCCCCAGAACTACGTCCCCTTCTTTCGTATGCTCCCGGAAGAAGAGACCAGAGAACGGATCCGGGATGCGCTTCCTGTGATCTCCCGGATCTCAGAAAACATTCTACAGTCAAAGAGACTTCCGGCTGCGAAGATACGCAGCTGGGAGAAGGCAGCCACCGGAGCGATCCTGCGTCTATATTACCGCAGGTTCATGTCTCCAAAACCGTTTCGTTCTACAGAAAGCTGTATTCACTGCGGGCGGTGTGAAAGGGTCTGTCCCATGGGTAACATCCGTCTTAAGGAGGGAAGACCGGCATGGGGCAAACGCTGTATCCACTGTATGGCCTGTATCAATCTCTGCTCGGCAGAAGCAGTCGAGTACGGGAGATGGACCAGGGGGAAACTACGTTTCCACGGGCCGGAGCATTATATCCACAGATAA
- a CDS encoding MBL fold metallo-hydrolase — translation MVSNGIMTILRYGNTNTFFIEGNDGGLLVDTDYAGTLPAFYKALKQNGIKVNNIKYVLATHYHPDHMGLISDLMKQGAMLILIDVQRDYVHFSDSIFARDRLPYTPIDESLGTVISCSESREFLLRAGISGEIIHTHSHSEDSVSLIMDDGDCFVGDLEPFEYIEVYEENEKLKSDWEHILSFQPKRVFYSHRPERVLD, via the coding sequence TTGGTAAGTAACGGAATAATGACTATATTGAGGTACGGAAACACCAATACATTTTTTATTGAAGGCAATGACGGAGGCCTGCTTGTAGATACCGATTATGCCGGGACTTTACCTGCGTTCTATAAGGCGCTGAAACAAAACGGTATCAAGGTTAACAACATAAAATATGTACTGGCGACGCATTATCATCCGGATCATATGGGGCTTATCAGTGATCTGATGAAACAGGGTGCCATGCTAATTCTGATAGATGTTCAAAGAGACTATGTGCATTTCTCAGACAGTATTTTTGCAAGAGACAGGCTTCCGTATACACCAATCGATGAGAGCCTGGGAACTGTCATCTCATGTTCTGAAAGCAGGGAGTTCCTGTTACGGGCGGGCATTTCCGGTGAGATAATCCACACGCATAGTCATAGTGAAGACAGCGTTTCACTGATCATGGATGACGGTGATTGTTTTGTCGGAGATCTTGAGCCTTTCGAGTATATAGAAGTATATGAAGAGAATGAAAAACTGAAAAGCGACTGGGAGCATATATTGTCCTTCCAACCTAAACGGGTCTTCTATTCACATAGACCTGAAAGGGTATTGGATTGA
- the tgt gene encoding tRNA guanosine(34) transglycosylase Tgt, with product MQHAVTYELLHTDKKTGARRGVIHTPHGDIQTPVFMPVGTQAAVKAMRPEQVKEMGAEIILANTYHLYLRPGHEIVKEAGGLHRFMNWDRPILTDSGGFQVFSLGKLRKITEEGVRFQSHIDGSRHILTPEKAMEIQEALGSDIIMAFDECAPWTSDRAYIEDSMARTTRWLARCKEAHKDIEKQSLFGIMQGGMFKDLRKQSAEDMIAMDLPGYAIGGLSVGEPKDVYVDMLAYSAPLLPANKPRYLMGVGTPDYLFEAVEHGIDMCDCVEPTRIARHGMATTSEGRLNIKNARFERDFGPLDPECDCYTCRNYSRAYLRHVFKAGEFMSPMLLSNHNLAFLLNMMAGIRKAIEEDRFLEFKQDFYNKYYGNGGRK from the coding sequence ATGCAACACGCAGTAACTTACGAACTTTTACATACAGATAAGAAGACAGGGGCCCGCCGCGGCGTGATCCATACGCCACACGGGGATATTCAGACGCCGGTGTTCATGCCGGTGGGTACCCAGGCGGCTGTGAAAGCCATGCGCCCGGAACAGGTGAAGGAGATGGGGGCTGAGATCATTCTGGCCAACACCTATCATCTGTATCTGCGGCCGGGTCACGAGATCGTGAAAGAGGCTGGCGGGCTCCATCGGTTCATGAACTGGGATCGTCCTATCCTGACGGACAGCGGCGGGTTCCAGGTTTTTTCCCTTGGAAAGCTTCGGAAGATCACAGAGGAGGGCGTTCGGTTTCAGAGCCACATCGATGGTTCCCGGCACATCCTGACACCGGAGAAGGCAATGGAGATCCAGGAGGCACTGGGGTCGGATATCATCATGGCCTTTGACGAGTGCGCGCCGTGGACATCGGACCGGGCGTATATTGAGGATTCCATGGCCAGAACCACCCGCTGGCTGGCCAGATGCAAAGAAGCACATAAGGATATTGAGAAGCAGTCCCTGTTCGGTATTATGCAGGGCGGAATGTTCAAGGATCTCAGGAAACAGAGCGCAGAGGATATGATCGCCATGGACCTGCCAGGGTATGCTATTGGCGGACTGTCGGTGGGAGAGCCGAAGGACGTCTACGTTGACATGCTGGCCTATTCGGCGCCTCTGCTGCCGGCGAACAAGCCTCGATACCTCATGGGGGTAGGCACGCCGGACTACCTGTTCGAAGCAGTGGAGCACGGCATAGACATGTGCGACTGTGTGGAACCCACCCGCATCGCCCGTCACGGTATGGCCACCACCTCGGAGGGGAGGCTGAACATCAAGAACGCCAGGTTCGAACGTGATTTTGGTCCGCTGGATCCGGAATGTGACTGCTACACCTGCCGGAACTACAGCCGGGCCTACCTGCGCCACGTGTTCAAGGCAGGGGAGTTTATGAGCCCCATGCTGCTGTCCAACCACAACCTGGCCTTCCTGCTGAATATGATGGCGGGCATTCGCAAAGCCATCGAGGAAGATCGCTTTCTGGAATTCAAACAGGATTTCTACAATAAGTACTACGGAAATGGTGGAAGAAAATGA
- a CDS encoding acyltransferase family protein gives MAGKERIRYFDVIKGIGILMIMYGHITLLPNPFDLWMSSFKVSLFFLVSGMLAYHTGSVDRADLSAYARKNFQSIMVPYFAFGALGILFKTACAAMRHHTAWYVLEQFRSLSMDLIFLRGYNSIWFLPVLFIGMMVFYLLRKGPRWLRFGYLIAGVFAIQGAKALNRFFTAAFSDGGLLSEILIRLVYATGKGLMAAWFIQMGFYLFRYYQKLKDNRVKIIGGIVLTLLNLWMSQFAIHVDIDMMIEGRIPALFYLGGIMGTMGLLMLVDVLSQRFQMNGLCYLGVNSLTIMATHTVFGFRRIAYRGWSYVGWIPQVANVEYVLECFGVLAVLVLMEYGVVELVNRHFPVLNGYRSQKAAR, from the coding sequence ATGGCAGGTAAGGAACGGATTCGCTATTTTGATGTGATCAAGGGGATCGGCATCCTGATGATCATGTACGGGCACATCACGCTGTTGCCCAATCCATTCGACCTTTGGATGTCTTCGTTCAAGGTGTCGTTGTTCTTTCTGGTGTCCGGAATGCTGGCGTACCACACCGGCTCTGTGGACAGGGCGGACCTGTCAGCCTATGCCCGTAAGAACTTCCAGAGCATCATGGTCCCGTATTTTGCCTTTGGCGCATTGGGAATCCTTTTCAAGACGGCCTGTGCCGCCATGCGCCACCACACCGCCTGGTATGTACTGGAGCAGTTCCGCAGTCTGAGCATGGATCTTATCTTTCTGAGAGGCTACAATAGCATCTGGTTTCTGCCAGTGCTGTTCATCGGCATGATGGTGTTCTATCTGCTCAGAAAAGGCCCAAGGTGGCTGCGTTTTGGATACCTGATCGCTGGTGTGTTCGCCATTCAAGGAGCCAAGGCGCTGAATCGTTTCTTCACGGCAGCCTTTTCCGACGGGGGGCTCCTGTCAGAGATCCTGATCCGCCTGGTATACGCCACCGGCAAAGGTCTCATGGCCGCCTGGTTTATCCAGATGGGGTTCTATCTGTTCCGCTATTACCAGAAACTGAAAGACAACCGAGTCAAGATCATCGGTGGGATCGTGCTGACCCTGCTCAACCTCTGGATGTCTCAATTCGCCATCCACGTGGACATCGACATGATGATCGAGGGTAGGATCCCGGCACTGTTCTATTTGGGCGGCATCATGGGCACCATGGGGCTGCTGATGCTGGTGGATGTGTTGAGCCAGCGGTTCCAGATGAACGGGCTCTGCTATCTGGGAGTCAACAGCCTGACGATCATGGCTACTCACACGGTGTTCGGATTCCGCAGGATCGCCTATCGCGGCTGGTCCTATGTAGGGTGGATTCCACAGGTGGCCAACGTGGAGTACGTGCTGGAGTGCTTTGGGGTTTTGGCCGTGCTGGTATTGATGGAGTATGGTGTTGTCGAACTGGTGAACCGCCACTTCCCGGTTCTGAATGGGTATCGCAGCCAGAAGGCGGCGAGGTAA
- a CDS encoding CDP-alcohol phosphatidyltransferase family protein, with translation MANIITGIRIVLSIALMFCPALSPSFYALYIVAGFSDMIDGAVARKTGTVSEFGSRLDTGADIVFVAVCLIKLLPVLHIPVWLYIWIAIIAMIKVMNIAVRFFSKKEFISVHSVMNKVTGGMLFVLPLTLAFIDLRYSAAIVCVVATIAAIQEGYLVNRNVME, from the coding sequence ATGGCAAATATCATCACCGGAATCAGAATAGTGCTAAGCATTGCTTTGATGTTCTGTCCAGCATTATCGCCATCATTTTATGCACTGTATATAGTTGCCGGATTCTCAGATATGATCGATGGTGCTGTTGCAAGAAAAACAGGTACCGTCAGTGAGTTCGGCTCAAGGCTTGATACAGGTGCAGATATTGTATTCGTAGCGGTATGCCTGATTAAACTGCTGCCTGTATTACATATACCGGTCTGGCTTTATATATGGATTGCTATCATTGCCATGATTAAGGTGATGAATATTGCAGTAAGATTCTTCAGCAAGAAAGAGTTCATATCTGTTCATTCCGTAATGAATAAGGTGACTGGAGGGATGCTGTTCGTTTTACCGCTGACACTGGCATTCATAGATCTTAGATACAGTGCCGCAATCGTATGCGTGGTTGCGACTATAGCGGCGATTCAGGAAGGGTATTTGGTCAATCGTAATGTGATGGAATGA
- the rlmD gene encoding 23S rRNA (uracil(1939)-C(5))-methyltransferase RlmD — MEEKRMEICELAGVCGGCLHQGTPYEEQLAAKEREVHALFEKAGITPVKFDTIEGCPSPYRYRNKMEYTFGDLVKDGPLELGMHKKRQFMSVVTVDHCQLVPEDFNRVLRYTLDFCLEHAYPKYNKKSHQGLLRNLVVRCGVRTGELLVNIVTASPVCGVTFDAEGWCQGLSALNLDGRIAGVLHTEFDGLADKVGCDRLHIVFGQDYYMEHLLDLDFKVNEFSFFQTNVEAVERLYSEAVALIDEIEGKTVYDLYCGTGTISQVMARRAKQVIGVELVQDSVDAAIDNAALNGLSNCRFLCGDVYKVLDKAGSTEETELPAPDVIVVDPPRVGMSREAVDKIAGYGVPQIVYVSCNPKTLVQNLAQFQELGYETVYAKPYDNFPMTKHVECVVLMSRADR; from the coding sequence ATGGAAGAGAAGAGAATGGAGATCTGTGAACTGGCTGGAGTCTGCGGCGGCTGTCTGCATCAGGGGACACCATATGAGGAACAGCTTGCTGCCAAGGAGCGGGAGGTCCATGCTTTGTTCGAGAAGGCCGGGATCACCCCGGTGAAGTTCGATACAATAGAAGGCTGCCCATCGCCGTACCGCTACCGGAACAAGATGGAATACACCTTCGGTGACCTGGTGAAGGACGGGCCGCTGGAGCTTGGCATGCATAAGAAGAGGCAGTTCATGTCCGTGGTTACGGTGGATCACTGCCAGCTGGTGCCGGAGGACTTCAACCGGGTGCTCCGCTACACGCTGGATTTCTGCCTGGAGCATGCCTATCCCAAATACAACAAGAAATCCCATCAGGGGCTACTGCGCAACCTGGTGGTACGCTGTGGCGTGCGCACCGGAGAACTTCTGGTGAACATCGTCACCGCATCACCGGTGTGCGGCGTGACGTTCGATGCGGAAGGCTGGTGCCAGGGGCTCTCAGCTTTGAACCTGGACGGACGCATCGCCGGCGTGCTCCACACGGAGTTTGACGGCCTGGCGGACAAAGTCGGGTGCGACAGACTCCACATCGTTTTTGGGCAGGACTACTATATGGAGCATCTGCTGGATCTGGATTTTAAGGTGAACGAGTTCTCCTTCTTCCAGACCAACGTGGAGGCAGTGGAGCGGCTGTACAGCGAGGCGGTGGCTCTCATCGATGAGATAGAGGGGAAGACGGTCTACGACCTCTACTGTGGCACAGGTACCATCAGCCAGGTCATGGCACGGCGGGCCAAGCAGGTCATCGGTGTGGAACTGGTGCAGGACAGCGTAGATGCCGCCATCGACAACGCGGCTCTCAACGGGCTGTCTAACTGTCGCTTCCTCTGCGGGGACGTGTATAAGGTGCTGGACAAAGCCGGGAGCACGGAGGAGACAGAACTGCCTGCTCCGGATGTGATCGTGGTAGATCCGCCCCGGGTGGGCATGAGCAGGGAGGCCGTGGATAAGATCGCCGGCTACGGTGTGCCTCAGATCGTCTACGTGTCCTGCAACCCCAAGACCCTGGTCCAGAACCTGGCCCAGTTCCAGGAACTGGGCTACGAGACCGTCTACGCCAAGCCGTATGACAATTTTCCGATGACGAAGCATGTGGAGTGCGTAGTATTGATGTCACGTGCTGATAGGTAA
- the queA gene encoding tRNA preQ1(34) S-adenosylmethionine ribosyltransferase-isomerase QueA, with product MHIDDFDYTLPEELIAQTPLAQRDGCRLMVLDRKTGSIAHRHFHDVLEYLRPGDCLVLNDSRVIPARLFGVKEQTGARVEFLLSKRIEGDVWESLVRPGRRLKPGDRVSFGDGALQAEIVGYGEDGTRQVRFEYEGIFMERLAELGRMPLPPYIERESTEEDKDMYQTVYSRIDGSVAAPTAGLHFTEELLEACRQKGVRLAYVTLHVGIGTFRPVKCEQVEEHHMHFEEYSIDPENARLINDTIDAGGRILCVGTTSTRTVESAAFNDKASAHWHVTEGHGNTDIFIYPGYEFRILDGLITNFHLPKSTLIMLISALYDREHILKAYEEAVKERYRFFSYGDAMMIL from the coding sequence ATGCATATTGACGATTTTGATTACACGCTCCCGGAGGAACTGATCGCGCAGACACCACTCGCACAGCGGGATGGTTGTCGGCTGATGGTTCTCGACAGGAAGACCGGGAGCATAGCACACCGGCACTTTCACGACGTGCTGGAATACCTCAGGCCAGGGGACTGTCTGGTCCTCAATGATTCCCGCGTCATCCCGGCGCGGCTGTTTGGCGTCAAGGAACAGACGGGAGCACGGGTGGAATTCCTTCTGAGCAAGCGGATCGAAGGTGATGTCTGGGAGTCGCTGGTGCGCCCGGGAAGGCGTCTGAAACCCGGAGACCGGGTAAGTTTCGGCGATGGTGCCCTGCAGGCAGAGATCGTGGGTTATGGAGAAGACGGTACCAGACAGGTGCGTTTCGAATACGAGGGTATCTTCATGGAACGCCTGGCGGAGTTAGGCAGAATGCCCCTTCCACCCTATATCGAGCGGGAGAGTACAGAAGAAGATAAGGATATGTACCAAACCGTCTATAGCCGGATCGATGGGTCCGTGGCGGCGCCCACCGCTGGTCTCCATTTTACGGAAGAACTGCTGGAAGCATGTCGCCAGAAAGGCGTACGCCTTGCCTATGTGACCTTGCACGTGGGGATCGGCACCTTCCGGCCTGTGAAGTGCGAACAGGTGGAGGAGCACCATATGCACTTCGAGGAGTATTCCATCGATCCCGAGAACGCACGGCTGATCAACGATACCATCGATGCAGGCGGTAGGATCCTCTGCGTCGGCACCACTTCTACACGCACGGTGGAAAGTGCGGCATTTAACGACAAAGCATCCGCTCATTGGCATGTGACCGAGGGGCATGGGAATACCGATATATTCATCTACCCGGGGTACGAATTCCGGATCCTGGACGGGCTGATCACCAATTTCCATCTTCCCAAGTCCACACTGATCATGTTGATATCTGCGCTGTATGATCGGGAGCACATCCTGAAAGCATACGAGGAGGCGGTGAAAGAACGTTACAGGTTTTTCTCTTATGGCGATGCCATGATGATCCTGTAG
- a CDS encoding GNAT family N-acetyltransferase: MEEIMSSGYEIAKEKDIRELFDLQLRAFESEAEMIGSRNVPALMESLEENRADFRNWTVLVKRNDEGRIIGAVRFREESDHIEIGRVMVAQEYRNRGVAIGLMTAVEELTQAKTFELYTCTKSYININLYEKLGYRIYKEEQGDRDLSFAYMRKTIG, encoded by the coding sequence ATGGAAGAAATAATGAGTAGTGGTTATGAAATAGCAAAAGAAAAAGATATAAGGGAATTGTTTGATCTGCAGCTGAGAGCATTCGAGAGTGAAGCTGAAATGATAGGCAGCAGGAATGTGCCCGCTCTGATGGAGTCCCTCGAAGAAAACCGGGCGGATTTCAGGAACTGGACGGTGCTTGTAAAGCGCAATGATGAGGGCAGGATCATCGGGGCCGTGAGGTTCAGAGAAGAAAGCGATCATATCGAGATCGGCCGCGTCATGGTTGCACAGGAATACAGGAACCGCGGTGTTGCGATCGGTCTGATGACTGCAGTCGAAGAACTTACGCAGGCAAAAACATTCGAACTGTACACCTGCACTAAAAGCTATATCAATATAAACCTGTATGAGAAGCTCGGTTACCGAATATACAAGGAAGAGCAGGGGGACAGAGATCTGTCATTTGCATATATGAGAAAAACTATTGGCTAG
- a CDS encoding TfoX/Sxy family protein, whose translation MASSKDYLEYILDQLSGLDDISYRAMMGEFIIYFRGKVVGGVYDDRFLVKPTKSALTMMPNADMEVPYEGAKEMILVDDVENREFLGELLEAMYKELPAPKKKK comes from the coding sequence ATGGCATCAAGTAAAGATTATCTGGAATACATATTAGATCAGCTTTCAGGGCTGGATGACATATCCTATCGTGCGATGATGGGGGAGTTCATTATCTACTTTCGGGGCAAGGTTGTTGGCGGTGTTTATGATGACCGTTTTCTTGTTAAGCCTACAAAATCTGCATTGACCATGATGCCAAATGCAGACATGGAAGTACCGTATGAAGGTGCCAAGGAGATGATCCTTGTTGATGATGTGGAAAACAGGGAATTCCTGGGAGAATTGCTTGAGGCGATGTATAAGGAACTTCCTGCTCCAAAGAAAAAGAAGTGA
- a CDS encoding GNAT family N-acetyltransferase, translated as MILETKRLILRPWEESDAENLFKYASHPDVGPIAGWAVHTSVENSREIIRRVLSAPETYAVVLKESGQPVGSIGLMLGKASNIGLPDSEGEIGYWIGVPYWGRGLIPEAVRELMRYGFENLKLNKIWCGYFDGNERSKRVQEKCGFHYHHTAYNVPCAIEGVLRTEHITCLSKEEWQSVR; from the coding sequence ATGATACTTGAAACGAAAAGATTGATCCTCCGACCGTGGGAAGAAAGCGATGCGGAGAATTTATTTAAATATGCAAGTCATCCTGATGTGGGACCAATCGCAGGATGGGCGGTTCATACAAGTGTAGAGAATAGCCGTGAAATAATCCGGAGGGTTCTTTCAGCGCCGGAGACCTATGCTGTAGTATTAAAAGAATCAGGCCAGCCTGTTGGCAGCATTGGACTTATGCTTGGGAAAGCCAGCAATATTGGCCTTCCTGATTCAGAAGGTGAAATCGGCTACTGGATCGGAGTTCCGTATTGGGGACGAGGGCTGATACCGGAAGCAGTCAGGGAATTGATGCGCTACGGTTTTGAAAACCTGAAACTTAATAAAATATGGTGTGGTTACTTTGATGGGAATGAAAGGTCAAAGCGTGTTCAGGAGAAGTGCGGTTTTCATTATCATCATACGGCCTATAATGTGCCCTGTGCCATAGAGGGCGTTCTCCGAACGGAACATATAACATGCCTTTCCAAAGAGGAATGGCAGTCTGTCAGATAA
- a CDS encoding isoprenylcysteine carboxylmethyltransferase family protein has translation MKARELIGYLMGLILFVILIPLIMWKFSGEVHPNAARLICLGVMAAIGMGLSIWSIIYMKNVGEGNPMDAFNHEVAPRTVNLMTDGPYRICRNPMLLGVFIYYAGVIIFLGTWQSAAVFAAYFAIMMIQVKREEERLKQDFGEAYEEYCRKTSKLIPHIW, from the coding sequence ATGAAAGCAAGAGAACTTATAGGCTATCTGATGGGGCTGATCCTGTTTGTGATACTGATTCCGCTGATAATGTGGAAGTTTTCGGGAGAAGTGCATCCGAATGCAGCGCGGTTGATTTGCTTAGGAGTAATGGCAGCCATCGGGATGGGACTTAGTATATGGTCCATCATTTATATGAAAAATGTGGGCGAGGGAAATCCGATGGATGCTTTCAATCATGAGGTAGCACCGCGCACGGTCAACCTGATGACGGATGGCCCGTACAGAATATGCCGGAATCCTATGTTATTAGGCGTGTTCATATATTATGCTGGCGTTATCATTTTTCTGGGAACATGGCAATCCGCCGCAGTATTTGCAGCCTACTTTGCGATCATGATGATCCAGGTCAAACGAGAAGAAGAGCGCCTTAAACAGGACTTTGGTGAAGCATACGAAGAATACTGCAGAAAAACAAGCAAGCTGATACCACATATTTGGTAA
- a CDS encoding GyrI-like domain-containing protein, which produces MAFDYKKEYKDFYMPKNKPSIVTVPSMNYIAVRGHGDPNQEDGEYKRAIGLLYGIAFTIKMSKKGDHQIKGYFDYVVPPLEGFWWQEGVDGVDYAHKEDFRWISVIRLPDFVTRADFDWAIEEATKKKKQDFSKVEFLTCDEGLCVQCMHIGSYDDEPATVQMMHEYIEEQGYDLNITDQRLHHEIYLSDARKVAPEKLKTVIRLPIKEREE; this is translated from the coding sequence ATGGCTTTTGATTATAAGAAGGAATATAAGGATTTTTACATGCCGAAGAACAAGCCGTCTATCGTAACGGTACCGAGCATGAACTATATTGCTGTTCGTGGACATGGCGACCCAAATCAGGAAGACGGCGAATATAAGCGGGCAATCGGTCTGTTGTATGGCATTGCCTTTACGATCAAGATGAGTAAAAAAGGAGATCATCAGATCAAGGGATATTTCGATTATGTTGTACCGCCGCTTGAGGGCTTCTGGTGGCAGGAAGGTGTAGACGGAGTCGACTATGCACACAAAGAAGACTTCAGATGGATCTCTGTGATCCGCCTGCCGGACTTTGTTACAAGAGCAGACTTCGACTGGGCTATAGAAGAGGCAACAAAGAAAAAGAAACAGGATTTCTCAAAGGTGGAATTTCTTACTTGTGATGAGGGACTGTGCGTCCAGTGCATGCATATAGGATCCTATGATGATGAGCCTGCTACTGTTCAAATGATGCATGAATACATAGAGGAGCAGGGTTATGATCTTAATATCACGGATCAGCGCTTACACCATGAAATCTATCTGAGTGATGCAAGAAAAGTCGCTCCGGAAAAGTTGAAAACTGTGATTCGTCTTCCAATAAAGGAGCGAGAAGAATGA